A segment of the Candidatus Protochlamydia naegleriophila genome:
TACACAAAGTAGCTGAAAAATTGCCTTTTAACCGCCTTTAAAGCTTCTCAAGTAAAGAGGAGATTGAAAAATTCTTTCAAGCGCTCTCTCAATGAACTGTAAGCAATAAAGTGCTGTAATCTCCTTAGGTACCAGCGTGAAAAAAACTTTCTCTGATGCCTCCAAAGTCCACTTTATTCGCTATATCAGCGCTCCTTAAAGACGCCACCATCCACAATAAATGGATCAATTGAAATTCTATTCAAAAATAATTTGATTAATAAAGAAATATTTTGTAAAATTTCTGTCTTTAGATTTTTACTATGCGCGGTAAGGTTGAAAGTAGGTGAATTAATAATTTAGTTGCTGGTTTGTTACTGTTAAACCCAAATTAATTATTTTTGCGTTGTTTGATTTACGAAATTTTTACAAAAAATTTCACGATTATTAAAAAAGTAGTAAAAATTGCTTGATTTAAATTCTTTATTATGTAAAATTGATTGTTCCTTAGCTATAAATTATAAAATTTATTAAAAAGGATTGATCTTTATATCTTATAGGTAATTAAGTTTTGTATGGAGGATAATATAATGTCTCAGAATACTAAATCTGATGATAAGAAAGTAGTTTCTATCACTGAAGCTGCTAAGTTAAATAAAGTGACGCGACAAGCAATCTATGTAGCGATAAAATTAAATAAATTGAAGGCAACGAAAGAAACAACTCGTTGGACAATCAGCTTAGAAGATTTGGAAGACTATCGCCGTCAAAAATATTCACGAACAAAGTCTGTCTTTAATGGTGAACTGTTGTTTGACAATTGCAAAGGCTATTTTTCTGTCAATCAAGTGGCTGAAATGTTGAGCGTGCCTGCGCAAAAAATTTACTATGCGACTCGGATTGGCTTGTTAAAAGCGCAACGCAAAGGTGCTGCTTGGGTGATTCATTC
Coding sequences within it:
- a CDS encoding helix-turn-helix domain-containing protein, encoding MEDNIMSQNTKSDDKKVVSITEAAKLNKVTRQAIYVAIKLNKLKATKETTRWTISLEDLEDYRRQKYSRTKSVFNGELLFDNCKGYFSVNQVAEMLSVPAQKIYYATRIGLLKAQRKGAAWVIHSDDMKDYQEKHMQKKSRRRQAS